One region of Pogona vitticeps strain Pit_001003342236 chromosome 1, PviZW2.1, whole genome shotgun sequence genomic DNA includes:
- the SLC35B2 gene encoding adenosine 3'-phospho 5'-phosphosulfate transporter 1 isoform X2 produces the protein MDNPWKLLFGSNMNLSLVGRHSDLVRFSLDLLLLVLPIVAANEEISAIHQDYWGDFWLFRFLVNAAGYASIVVPGFLLIQYFKKQNYLETGRGICFPVIKSCVFGNEAKSGHQDDVLLAARNENAETSTAHQVFKLLFCATGLQISYLTWGVLQERVMTRTYGATESDPGEKFKDSQFLVFMNRILACTVAGLYCALIKQPRHSAPMYKYSFASLSNILSSWCQYEALKYISFPTQVLAKASKVIPVMLMGKLVSRKSYEYWEYLTAALISVGVSMFLLSSTPEKHLSTVTTFSGVILLGGYIVFDSFTSNWQDALFTYKMSSVQMMFGVNVFSCLFTVGSLLEQGALLESLRFMARHSEFAAHAVLLSVCSAFGQLFIFYTINQFGAAVFTIIMTLRQAFAILLSCLIYGHAVTVVGGLGVAVVFIALFLRVYARSRMKKRAKKPPVGESTVQKV, from the exons ATGGATAACCCGTGGAAATTGCTTTTCGGTAGCAACATGAATCTGAGCCTTGTGGGTCGTCACAGCGATCTTGTGAG ATTCAGCCTGGATCTTTTGCTGCTTGTTCTCCCCATAGTGGCTGCTAATGAAGAAATATCTGCCATTCATCAGGACTACTGGGGAGACTTCTGGCTGTTCCGTTTCTTGGTCAATGCTGCTGGCTATGCAAGCATCGTGGTGCCAGGTTTTTTGCTTATACAGTACTTCAAGAAGCAGAATTACCTCGAAACTG gCCGTGGCATTTGCTTTCCTGTAATCAAATCATGTGTCTTTGGTAATGAGGCTAAATCAGGCCACCAGGATGATGTCTTGTTGGCCGCTAGGAATGAGAATGCAGAGACTTCCACAGCCCACCAGGTCTTTAAGCTCTTGTTCTGTGCAACTGGCCTACAG ATCTCCTACCTGACATGGGGCGTCCTCCAGGAACGTGTAATGACCAGAACGTACGGAGCAACAGAGTCAGACCCTGGAGAGAAGTTCAAGGATTCCCAGTTCCTGGTCTTCATGAACCGGATCCTTGCCTGCACTGTGGCCGGTCTCTACTGTGCCCTGATCAAGCAGCCCCGTCACAGTGCTCCCATGTACAAGTACTCCTTTGCCTCCCTCTCCAATATTCTCAGCAGCTGGTGCCAGTACGAGGCACTCAAGTACATCAGCTTTCCTACGCAGGTGCTGGCCAAAGCCTCGAAGGTGATCCCAGTCATGCTGATGGGCAAGCTCGTGTCCCGCAAGAGTTACGAATACTGGGAGTACCTGACGGCAGCACTCATCTCTGTTGGAGTAAGCATGTTCTTGCTCTCCAGCACCCCAGAGAAGCACCTCTCCACTGTCACCACCTTCTCTGGCGTGATCCTCCTGGGCGGCTACATTGTCTTTGACAGTTTCACTTCCAACTGGCAGGATGCGCTCTTCACTTACAAGATGTCCTCGGTGCAAATGATGTTTGGAGTTAATGTCTTTTCGTGCCTCTTCACCGTGGGCTCACTGCTGGAGCAGGGCGCCTTGCTGGAATCGCTGCGCTTTATGGCCCGCCATTCTGAGTTTGCTGCCCATGCGGTCCTTCTGTCAGTGTGCTCAGCCTTTGGGCAGTTGTTCATTTTTTACACCATCAACCAGTTTGGAGCAGCCGTCTTCACCATCATTATGACTTTACGCCAAGCTTTTGCTATCCTCCTTTCCTGTCTCATCTATGGCCATGCAGTCACTGTTGTGGGTGGGCTGGGAGTAGCGGTCGTTTTCATAGCACTCTTCCTCCGTGTCTATGCCCGCAGTCGCATGAAGAAGCGCGCAAAGAAGCCACCCGTTGGTGAGAGCACCGTGCAAAAAGTGTAG
- the SLC35B2 gene encoding adenosine 3'-phospho 5'-phosphosulfate transporter 1 isoform X3, with product MGRRFSLDLLLLVLPIVAANEEISAIHQDYWGDFWLFRFLVNAAGYASIVVPGFLLIQYFKKQNYLETGRGICFPVIKSCVFGNEAKSGHQDDVLLAARNENAETSTAHQVFKLLFCATGLQISYLTWGVLQERVMTRTYGATESDPGEKFKDSQFLVFMNRILACTVAGLYCALIKQPRHSAPMYKYSFASLSNILSSWCQYEALKYISFPTQVLAKASKVIPVMLMGKLVSRKSYEYWEYLTAALISVGVSMFLLSSTPEKHLSTVTTFSGVILLGGYIVFDSFTSNWQDALFTYKMSSVQMMFGVNVFSCLFTVGSLLEQGALLESLRFMARHSEFAAHAVLLSVCSAFGQLFIFYTINQFGAAVFTIIMTLRQAFAILLSCLIYGHAVTVVGGLGVAVVFIALFLRVYARSRMKKRAKKPPVGESTVQKV from the exons ATGGGCCGCAG ATTCAGCCTGGATCTTTTGCTGCTTGTTCTCCCCATAGTGGCTGCTAATGAAGAAATATCTGCCATTCATCAGGACTACTGGGGAGACTTCTGGCTGTTCCGTTTCTTGGTCAATGCTGCTGGCTATGCAAGCATCGTGGTGCCAGGTTTTTTGCTTATACAGTACTTCAAGAAGCAGAATTACCTCGAAACTG gCCGTGGCATTTGCTTTCCTGTAATCAAATCATGTGTCTTTGGTAATGAGGCTAAATCAGGCCACCAGGATGATGTCTTGTTGGCCGCTAGGAATGAGAATGCAGAGACTTCCACAGCCCACCAGGTCTTTAAGCTCTTGTTCTGTGCAACTGGCCTACAG ATCTCCTACCTGACATGGGGCGTCCTCCAGGAACGTGTAATGACCAGAACGTACGGAGCAACAGAGTCAGACCCTGGAGAGAAGTTCAAGGATTCCCAGTTCCTGGTCTTCATGAACCGGATCCTTGCCTGCACTGTGGCCGGTCTCTACTGTGCCCTGATCAAGCAGCCCCGTCACAGTGCTCCCATGTACAAGTACTCCTTTGCCTCCCTCTCCAATATTCTCAGCAGCTGGTGCCAGTACGAGGCACTCAAGTACATCAGCTTTCCTACGCAGGTGCTGGCCAAAGCCTCGAAGGTGATCCCAGTCATGCTGATGGGCAAGCTCGTGTCCCGCAAGAGTTACGAATACTGGGAGTACCTGACGGCAGCACTCATCTCTGTTGGAGTAAGCATGTTCTTGCTCTCCAGCACCCCAGAGAAGCACCTCTCCACTGTCACCACCTTCTCTGGCGTGATCCTCCTGGGCGGCTACATTGTCTTTGACAGTTTCACTTCCAACTGGCAGGATGCGCTCTTCACTTACAAGATGTCCTCGGTGCAAATGATGTTTGGAGTTAATGTCTTTTCGTGCCTCTTCACCGTGGGCTCACTGCTGGAGCAGGGCGCCTTGCTGGAATCGCTGCGCTTTATGGCCCGCCATTCTGAGTTTGCTGCCCATGCGGTCCTTCTGTCAGTGTGCTCAGCCTTTGGGCAGTTGTTCATTTTTTACACCATCAACCAGTTTGGAGCAGCCGTCTTCACCATCATTATGACTTTACGCCAAGCTTTTGCTATCCTCCTTTCCTGTCTCATCTATGGCCATGCAGTCACTGTTGTGGGTGGGCTGGGAGTAGCGGTCGTTTTCATAGCACTCTTCCTCCGTGTCTATGCCCGCAGTCGCATGAAGAAGCGCGCAAAGAAGCCACCCGTTGGTGAGAGCACCGTGCAAAAAGTGTAG
- the SLC35B2 gene encoding adenosine 3'-phospho 5'-phosphosulfate transporter 1 isoform X1, protein MVPGGGAVVSEEPTGCGGSSEAPARGGAPWAAGGLLRVAVGKGGGHGFSLDLLLLVLPIVAANEEISAIHQDYWGDFWLFRFLVNAAGYASIVVPGFLLIQYFKKQNYLETGRGICFPVIKSCVFGNEAKSGHQDDVLLAARNENAETSTAHQVFKLLFCATGLQISYLTWGVLQERVMTRTYGATESDPGEKFKDSQFLVFMNRILACTVAGLYCALIKQPRHSAPMYKYSFASLSNILSSWCQYEALKYISFPTQVLAKASKVIPVMLMGKLVSRKSYEYWEYLTAALISVGVSMFLLSSTPEKHLSTVTTFSGVILLGGYIVFDSFTSNWQDALFTYKMSSVQMMFGVNVFSCLFTVGSLLEQGALLESLRFMARHSEFAAHAVLLSVCSAFGQLFIFYTINQFGAAVFTIIMTLRQAFAILLSCLIYGHAVTVVGGLGVAVVFIALFLRVYARSRMKKRAKKPPVGESTVQKV, encoded by the exons ATGGTGCCAGGGGGAGGCGCGGTCGTGTCCGAGGAACCGACGGGCTGCGGGGGGAGCAGCGAGGCACCGGCCCGGGGGGGGGCACCATGGGCCGCAGGTGGGCTACTCCGGGTCGCGGTGGGTAAAGGTGGCGGGCACGG ATTCAGCCTGGATCTTTTGCTGCTTGTTCTCCCCATAGTGGCTGCTAATGAAGAAATATCTGCCATTCATCAGGACTACTGGGGAGACTTCTGGCTGTTCCGTTTCTTGGTCAATGCTGCTGGCTATGCAAGCATCGTGGTGCCAGGTTTTTTGCTTATACAGTACTTCAAGAAGCAGAATTACCTCGAAACTG gCCGTGGCATTTGCTTTCCTGTAATCAAATCATGTGTCTTTGGTAATGAGGCTAAATCAGGCCACCAGGATGATGTCTTGTTGGCCGCTAGGAATGAGAATGCAGAGACTTCCACAGCCCACCAGGTCTTTAAGCTCTTGTTCTGTGCAACTGGCCTACAG ATCTCCTACCTGACATGGGGCGTCCTCCAGGAACGTGTAATGACCAGAACGTACGGAGCAACAGAGTCAGACCCTGGAGAGAAGTTCAAGGATTCCCAGTTCCTGGTCTTCATGAACCGGATCCTTGCCTGCACTGTGGCCGGTCTCTACTGTGCCCTGATCAAGCAGCCCCGTCACAGTGCTCCCATGTACAAGTACTCCTTTGCCTCCCTCTCCAATATTCTCAGCAGCTGGTGCCAGTACGAGGCACTCAAGTACATCAGCTTTCCTACGCAGGTGCTGGCCAAAGCCTCGAAGGTGATCCCAGTCATGCTGATGGGCAAGCTCGTGTCCCGCAAGAGTTACGAATACTGGGAGTACCTGACGGCAGCACTCATCTCTGTTGGAGTAAGCATGTTCTTGCTCTCCAGCACCCCAGAGAAGCACCTCTCCACTGTCACCACCTTCTCTGGCGTGATCCTCCTGGGCGGCTACATTGTCTTTGACAGTTTCACTTCCAACTGGCAGGATGCGCTCTTCACTTACAAGATGTCCTCGGTGCAAATGATGTTTGGAGTTAATGTCTTTTCGTGCCTCTTCACCGTGGGCTCACTGCTGGAGCAGGGCGCCTTGCTGGAATCGCTGCGCTTTATGGCCCGCCATTCTGAGTTTGCTGCCCATGCGGTCCTTCTGTCAGTGTGCTCAGCCTTTGGGCAGTTGTTCATTTTTTACACCATCAACCAGTTTGGAGCAGCCGTCTTCACCATCATTATGACTTTACGCCAAGCTTTTGCTATCCTCCTTTCCTGTCTCATCTATGGCCATGCAGTCACTGTTGTGGGTGGGCTGGGAGTAGCGGTCGTTTTCATAGCACTCTTCCTCCGTGTCTATGCCCGCAGTCGCATGAAGAAGCGCGCAAAGAAGCCACCCGTTGGTGAGAGCACCGTGCAAAAAGTGTAG